The Candidatus Nanosynbacter sp. HMT-352 genomic interval AAACAATTGCAATCGGGCATAAATCAGTTAAACGCCAGCGTGAGTAATCCATCGCCAGCGCTCGTGGCTCAGCAAAACAAGGTAGAAACGACCGCGCAAACTTTAAAGGAAACAATAGAAGATTCGAAATCCGACTTGTTGACGGCGGGCGGCACTTTGCGGACCTTGGGCGCGCAAGCAGCCGCTCCTGGTGGCAATTCTACGACGACGATAAGTTTGCCGCAAATTAGCAATATTTCTCGAGCATTCACGAAAACTCAGACGATTATCGCGCAGATGGGGACGCTACGTGACGATCTTCAAACGCTAACTCAACAATTATCAGCACAACAAACGCAGCTTCAGGCTGGAGTTTCTATATTGAATAACGGCGTCAATCAATTGACACCAAACGCAATCACCGCATTTAACGGCTATAACAGCGTGCGATTTGCGAATAATCAATTGTTGGCGGGCTCGGCAAGCTTAACAAACGGCTTAAGCGAAGCAAAATCGGGCAGTCAAAAATTGGCGAATGGCGCGAGTTTATTAGAAAGTCGCTCGGGCGCGTTAATTGATGGAACTTCGCAACTGGCAAGCGGCGCGGATACGCTGGCGAATAAATTGGCGGACGCTTCTAATCGCATAAAAATTCAACCAACTGGCGCTACGACTCAGCAGCAAATTGCGAATCCAGTGAAGTCGGAAATGACCGAAAAGGGCAATGTTCCGAACTATGGCTACGCTTTGTCGCCGTATGTTTTGTCGCTAAGTTTGTTCGTTGGGGCAATTGTCCTGAATGTTATTTATCCGATTCGCAAAACTTTTTCTGAACAGGAAAGTGCGATTCGTTGGTGGCTATCTAAAGCTTCAGTGGCTGGCGTGGCGGCCTTTATGCAAGCAACGATTTTGATGTTGGTGATGGTATTTTTCTTAGGACTAACTCCAGAGCATCCAGCGCATTTCATCGGGGCAGTTTATCTGACGTCGTTTGCGTATATGTCGATTGTGTCGCTTTTGGTGATTGTTTTGGACAATCCGGGGCGATTCCTAGCGATGGTTCTTTTGGTGCTTCAATTGGGCTCCAGCGAAGGAACATTCCCAATCCAAACTGCCAACGGATTCTTCCAAGCAATTAATCCGCTAGTGCCGATGACTTACTCGATTCGCGCATTGCGTCAGGCTATTTCGGGTGGGCTAGATAACGCATTTTACGGCGGCAGTATGTGGGTTTTGATTGGATTCTTGTTGGTGGCTAATTTATTGACAATCGGCTTCTTTGCTTATCGCGGCAAGCGTAAATTCGCACACACGTCGGTGGATGGCGATGATTAATTGACCTCTGTTATAAAACATTGTTCTTTGACAAAAAATGAGCGGTTTGCTAATATAAGAGTACTAACTAGAGGAATTTACATCAGTTTACCTCTATACCTGGTTTTTGAATTATATTGTAATAAAAAAGGAGTATAACAATATGGGTCAGCGGCGACTAGCAACACCGCAAAAAGACGACGCCAACAAGCGTCCACAGTCAAAGAAAAACAATAATGCAGTTTTGAATAGTACAACTACTCGTAAGGGTGAAGTTTTTCGAGCTCAGCGACGAACAAGCGAGAACGTTAATCTCAGGGCTTCACAGCACTTGATTGATATTCCTGTAAATAAGTCGGTTTACAACGGATATGGCGGTGAGCAATTTAGTGCCAAAATGCAACCAAAACCTGTTCGCGGCGGTCAGCCGAAACTTCGGATTATTCCGATTGGTGGCGTGGGCGAAATGGGAATTGGTAAGAATATGAACGCCATCGAATATGATGATGAGATTATCATCGTAGATATGGGATTTCTGTTCCCAGGCAGTGATTATCCAGGCATTAATTACATCACGCCAGATATCACTTGGCTGGAAGAGAATAAGCATAAAATTAAGGCACACGTATTTACGCACGGGCACCTTGATCACATTGGTTCGTTCCGTCACTTCATTCATCGTATTCCAGCGCCAGTTTATGGCTCTAAGTTTACGATTGGCATGCTTGATCGAACGATGGACGATTCAGAAGTGGATTTTAAGCCAGATTATCGAGTGATGGATCCGCTGAGTCACGAAATTGTTCAAGTTTCTAAGCATTTTTCAATCGAGTTGGTGCGAGTTAACCACTCAATTCCTGATTCTACGGCGGTTATTATTCGAACCCCAATGGGTGTGATTGTCGATTCTGGTGACTGGAGATTTGAGGAGAGTCCAGTTGACGGCCAGAAGTTTGACCTTGAGCGGCTGACTGAAGTGGCTTCAAAAGAAGGCATTTTAATGTTTATGAATGAATCGACTAACTGTGAGTCGGCCGGTACACATACGCATACGGAATTTGATATTCAGTATTCTATCGGTCAGGTGATGGACAAGTTTAGTAATAGTCGAGTTATTTTAAGCTGTTTCTCATCGCAGGTGCATCGCTTGCAATTAATTTTGGAAGAGGCGCATAAGCACGGACGCAAGGTGGCATTTGCTGGATTCTCGATGATTCAAAACCTAGAGGTGGCGCTGCGTTCGGGAACGATTAAGATTCCTAAAGACACCATCATGAAGATGGAAGATATTGTTAAATTGCCAGATAATCAAATTGCCGTAGTTTGTACTGGCTCGCAGGGTGAATTTAATGCTGTCTTAAATCGCATGGCGACGGGTGCTCATAAATATATGAAAATTAAGGGCTCGGACGTTGTGGTGTTTAGCTCAAATCCAATTCCTGGCAATGAAAAAAGCGTGGTGCGAACGGTTGACGGTCTGATGCGTGAGGGTTCTGATGTTATTCAAAACGGAAAGACTCACTTGACGGGTGTTGGTCCATTACACTTGTCGGGTCATGGATATTATGACGACCACGTTAAATTGATCAATGCACTTAACCCAACTTATTACATGCCAATTCACGGTGAATTCCACATGTTGGTGCATAATGCCAGGTTGGCGGAAAAGGAATGCGGAATTCCTCGTAAGAATATTTTTGTGTGTGATGCTGGAGATATTATTGAGATTGATATTGAAAGGCAAGCAAAGAAAGCTGGGCGAATTCATGTTGGTGGCGTTATGTATGATGATACTGGTGCGATTGTTTCTGAGGTTGTACTGAAAGATCGCATTCACATGTCGCAAGAGGGAATGTTTGTTGTGGTGTTGACCGTACAGCGTGGCACGGGACGATTATTGACTAGCCCAGACATTATTTCTCGCGGATTTATTTACTTGCGCGACTCTGAAGAATTGATGAATATGATTCGCCAGTACTTGAAGCAAAAAGCGGCACGTAGTTTTTCTGGTAAATATGATTTAGATGTGATCAAAAAAGAAATTAAAGATGAGATTACGCATATATTGTACGATCAGACTCGCCGAACACCGATTGTCATTCCGGTGATAAATGAGGTTGGTGGCTTGAAGTCTGTTAAGTCGGCAGCTACGCCAACGCATTCTGTCGTGAAATCGCCAGCGCGTGGTAAAAAGCCTGACTCAGACGAGCCAAAGATGACTTTTCCAACTGCTCCACGCCGCCGTTTCCCGCAGCGCCAAGTGCCGGATACTGAAGCAAATGACACAAAAGCCAGAGAGCGACAGAACGTACGCCCGTACTAGGGTTCTAGATTGATTTTACTAGTTAATTATGCTATAATACTAAGCACATTAAATTGATTTTTATATCTGTTAATAAGTATAAAATCAGTGTATAATAAAAATGATTATGGCAAAAAAACGAAAGAGCACGAAAAAATCTACACCAGCCAAGCCTCAACATAGTTTGCCGGCGGGTTTTTGGTCGCAAGTTGGCGCGGTGATGCTTATTCTTTTGTCGCTACTACTCGTCGTGTCGTGGTTTGGCGTCGGTGGTCCGGTTTTACAGTGGATTGATATGGCGACTGTAAAAACTATTGGCTATACCGCGTACGCCCTACCGATATTACTGATTTATTTAGCGGTTGAGACTTTCCGGGCGGAAGAGAATCAGTT includes:
- a CDS encoding YhgE/Pip domain-containing protein → MIKNKMLRAEWKHLFSNKILLISMAVISFIPILYSGFFLGSIWDPYGQTKNLPVAFVNEDKGASLNGKSLNVGESVEKKLKDNHDLGWEFVSKQQADEGVNSGHFYAVVTIPSDFSQKAASITESEPQQAVINFTTTPAKNYIGSLVSNQAAAKVKSSVSEQITQAYAKGILENLDKLGIGLDTAANGASTLHDGLGRLQSGTQAYVGGVKQLAVNQQSLTGGLAQLSDGSRKLQAGLGQLSNNLPTESQLSQLSDGMKQLQSGINQLNASVSNPSPALVAQQNKVETTAQTLKETIEDSKSDLLTAGGTLRTLGAQAAAPGGNSTTTISLPQISNISRAFTKTQTIIAQMGTLRDDLQTLTQQLSAQQTQLQAGVSILNNGVNQLTPNAITAFNGYNSVRFANNQLLAGSASLTNGLSEAKSGSQKLANGASLLESRSGALIDGTSQLASGADTLANKLADASNRIKIQPTGATTQQQIANPVKSEMTEKGNVPNYGYALSPYVLSLSLFVGAIVLNVIYPIRKTFSEQESAIRWWLSKASVAGVAAFMQATILMLVMVFFLGLTPEHPAHFIGAVYLTSFAYMSIVSLLVIVLDNPGRFLAMVLLVLQLGSSEGTFPIQTANGFFQAINPLVPMTYSIRALRQAISGGLDNAFYGGSMWVLIGFLLVANLLTIGFFAYRGKRKFAHTSVDGDD
- a CDS encoding ribonuclease J, coding for MGQRRLATPQKDDANKRPQSKKNNNAVLNSTTTRKGEVFRAQRRTSENVNLRASQHLIDIPVNKSVYNGYGGEQFSAKMQPKPVRGGQPKLRIIPIGGVGEMGIGKNMNAIEYDDEIIIVDMGFLFPGSDYPGINYITPDITWLEENKHKIKAHVFTHGHLDHIGSFRHFIHRIPAPVYGSKFTIGMLDRTMDDSEVDFKPDYRVMDPLSHEIVQVSKHFSIELVRVNHSIPDSTAVIIRTPMGVIVDSGDWRFEESPVDGQKFDLERLTEVASKEGILMFMNESTNCESAGTHTHTEFDIQYSIGQVMDKFSNSRVILSCFSSQVHRLQLILEEAHKHGRKVAFAGFSMIQNLEVALRSGTIKIPKDTIMKMEDIVKLPDNQIAVVCTGSQGEFNAVLNRMATGAHKYMKIKGSDVVVFSSNPIPGNEKSVVRTVDGLMREGSDVIQNGKTHLTGVGPLHLSGHGYYDDHVKLINALNPTYYMPIHGEFHMLVHNARLAEKECGIPRKNIFVCDAGDIIEIDIERQAKKAGRIHVGGVMYDDTGAIVSEVVLKDRIHMSQEGMFVVVLTVQRGTGRLLTSPDIISRGFIYLRDSEELMNMIRQYLKQKAARSFSGKYDLDVIKKEIKDEITHILYDQTRRTPIVIPVINEVGGLKSVKSAATPTHSVVKSPARGKKPDSDEPKMTFPTAPRRRFPQRQVPDTEANDTKARERQNVRPY